A genomic region of Chitinimonas arctica contains the following coding sequences:
- a CDS encoding AMP-binding protein has product MSMQRFELSRSQQAVFTMQAFQLAGQHFYLGGVARLRGKLALAELVRATRLTQDGHELFRIGFVADADSGLWYGVRHAQPQAEIGQVDFSDHADPEAAFEGWAERQLLLEEDLALQPVRVFVVRFGKEELGWFVKAHHAASDGATLALVMSHFSQALESGRCDASPAFSLLADCERDYEAGSRHVRDADYWRSLFGEAADHAAPAVQARAPIGDYRKESPRSMRVRATLAPADNAILRRFSEAGGSVFRLFFAAVGFCQMVVEDSDGVLLQAPMLNRWSDAEKATLAMAVAPVLVPVSRAAGETAAACYHRLKKTLQKAVVHSRFAPGARWGEFASPAWRQAIPAFGVSYQTGAFDRRVAGVEVDIDHLQAVEALFATIHIHDRFDGGSFRLEADFRRRWSAAECQAFLQAVLDQAVSVARDVLGEADPAGQDADEADVAPIGVALQAAFERYGDQCLFKYGGREGSLGYRDGWAWMSRFRASLRQRGYPDGCNAPVLILGRRLPETTLAYLACLIDNITVVPVCPTTPPARLQAILRSAGAGLCVHAAADRQLAESLGLPLLEVSLALPSELAAVTAPAAATASRPAYILYTSGSTGEPKGVAISPTALAHYALAATAAYAGERPFSTPLFTSFGFDLTQTSLLVPVLSGGFIQTWEHDLRDDPGMLQALLADEALTGVKCTPSHLSLLTEHSLPRRNPLTFVVGGENLLASLVDKSLTVFPPGSRIVNEYGPTETTVGCCIHTVSQPAAEGLAAGTITPIGVALGTARMSIRDSLGQPLPLGFRGEIWIGGPVLADGYVGNPDQTAARFVAGPDGHGRWYRTGDLGLLDAAGVFHCLGRIDDEFKLRGHRIHPAEIEKAVEAALARVDKRRCELKALKLALGGTDCIVLCSNEPLPASHPEFMASLHAALPEAWRPAHFCAVQPWPVNANGKVDAAALQATVTARLAVSDADAAVAAPAGRPNWQLPDWLNEAFLRPIWPSRVDWHASFLEQGGDSIKAIRLAALLARHGVRIGAAELLTARALGAVLEAACSTAATASAAAPEVAADSIEADWIAALPASRWFHRQPLHHRDRLQQGVVLALPEGQGAGQIHAAVEAVKARHGVFALRGDPAGGEYRLAGSAQALREYALAPGETLEQRLLALQAEVTMQQQASVHEVVTDAGQCYLLWVCHHLLCDVHSWVHLLDELDEWLAAPIAGSSPVRAEYGAFLWGQWLQAQPAWSVPVAAAAVALPAGEMASLALSLPKSSLQQLAHRLKAERAELIAAALLDLMREDGSLPPQPVVLLENAGRVFDEAGVPASWRRSLDAAVGWFTGFERIAVPVGTGGGLLHDLKAGRHAAGRQWFDRLGPGHDGATPLLCLNDIGHGLAGQTDWRHFRLDPTLSGGYRHPAEAAGAHYDLLLQDDPSGLVSIQLTVAGAGREQAGHSLRRLDARLLALHAALQQEQPDRLGRQALLPADFPFCQLTQPELDLILDGATV; this is encoded by the coding sequence GTTCGAGGGCTGGGCAGAGCGCCAGCTACTGCTGGAGGAAGACTTGGCGTTGCAGCCGGTCCGCGTGTTTGTCGTGCGCTTCGGCAAGGAAGAACTGGGCTGGTTTGTCAAAGCCCACCACGCCGCATCCGACGGCGCCACGCTGGCGCTGGTGATGAGCCACTTTTCGCAAGCCCTGGAGTCCGGCCGTTGCGATGCCTCGCCGGCCTTCTCGCTGCTGGCCGATTGTGAGCGCGACTATGAAGCCGGCAGCCGTCATGTGCGCGATGCCGACTACTGGCGCAGCCTGTTCGGTGAAGCCGCCGACCATGCTGCGCCGGCTGTGCAAGCCAGGGCGCCGATTGGCGACTACCGCAAGGAATCGCCGCGCTCGATGCGGGTGCGGGCGACGCTAGCCCCCGCCGACAACGCCATCCTCCGTCGCTTTAGCGAGGCCGGCGGCTCGGTCTTTCGGCTGTTTTTCGCAGCGGTCGGTTTTTGCCAGATGGTGGTGGAGGATAGCGACGGCGTACTGTTGCAGGCCCCCATGCTCAACCGCTGGAGCGACGCTGAAAAAGCGACGCTGGCCATGGCCGTGGCGCCCGTCCTGGTGCCCGTTTCGCGCGCTGCGGGTGAAACCGCCGCCGCTTGCTACCACCGGCTCAAGAAAACCCTGCAGAAAGCGGTGGTCCACTCCCGCTTTGCGCCTGGCGCCCGCTGGGGCGAGTTCGCATCGCCGGCCTGGCGGCAAGCCATTCCTGCTTTTGGCGTCTCGTACCAGACCGGTGCGTTCGACCGTCGCGTCGCGGGTGTCGAGGTCGACATCGACCATCTGCAGGCGGTCGAGGCGCTGTTCGCCACCATTCATATCCATGACCGTTTCGACGGCGGCAGCTTCCGGCTCGAAGCGGATTTCCGCCGGCGCTGGTCGGCCGCCGAGTGCCAGGCCTTCCTGCAGGCGGTGCTCGACCAGGCCGTATCGGTCGCGCGGGACGTGCTGGGCGAAGCCGATCCGGCCGGCCAGGACGCCGACGAGGCGGACGTCGCGCCAATCGGCGTGGCGCTACAGGCGGCGTTCGAGCGATACGGCGACCAATGCCTGTTCAAGTACGGTGGTCGCGAGGGCAGCCTTGGCTACCGCGACGGCTGGGCCTGGATGAGCCGCTTTCGGGCTTCGCTCCGCCAACGGGGCTATCCGGATGGCTGTAACGCGCCGGTACTGATCCTGGGACGACGCCTGCCCGAAACCACGCTGGCCTATCTGGCCTGCCTGATCGATAACATCACCGTGGTGCCGGTCTGCCCGACCACGCCGCCGGCCCGGCTGCAAGCCATCCTCCGCAGCGCGGGCGCCGGCTTGTGCGTGCATGCGGCGGCCGACCGGCAACTCGCCGAATCGCTGGGGCTGCCCCTGCTTGAAGTCAGCCTGGCGCTGCCCTCCGAGCTCGCGGCGGTGACCGCACCCGCTGCGGCCACCGCTAGCCGGCCGGCTTACATTCTCTATACCTCGGGCTCGACCGGCGAACCCAAGGGCGTTGCCATTTCGCCGACCGCGCTGGCCCATTACGCCCTGGCAGCCACCGCCGCCTATGCCGGCGAGCGGCCGTTCAGCACGCCGCTGTTCACCTCGTTCGGCTTCGACCTGACCCAGACCAGCCTGCTGGTACCCGTACTGTCGGGTGGCTTTATCCAGACCTGGGAACACGACCTGCGCGACGATCCCGGCATGCTGCAGGCCTTGCTGGCCGACGAGGCGCTGACCGGCGTCAAGTGCACGCCTTCGCACCTGTCGCTGCTGACCGAGCACAGCCTGCCCCGGCGCAATCCCCTGACCTTCGTGGTGGGGGGAGAAAACCTGCTGGCCTCGCTGGTCGACAAATCGCTGACGGTGTTCCCGCCCGGCAGCCGCATCGTCAACGAATACGGCCCGACCGAAACCACGGTCGGCTGCTGTATCCACACCGTCAGCCAGCCAGCCGCCGAAGGCTTGGCGGCCGGCACCATCACCCCGATCGGCGTTGCGCTGGGCACGGCCCGCATGTCGATCCGCGATAGCCTGGGCCAGCCGCTGCCACTTGGCTTTCGGGGCGAAATCTGGATCGGCGGCCCGGTGCTGGCCGACGGCTATGTCGGCAACCCGGACCAGACGGCGGCCCGCTTCGTCGCGGGGCCGGATGGACATGGCCGCTGGTATCGCACCGGCGATCTGGGTTTGCTCGATGCCGCCGGCGTGTTTCATTGCCTTGGCCGCATCGACGACGAGTTCAAGCTGCGCGGTCACCGTATCCATCCGGCGGAAATCGAGAAAGCGGTTGAAGCGGCGCTGGCACGCGTGGATAAGCGCCGCTGCGAGCTGAAAGCGCTGAAACTTGCGCTGGGCGGGACCGATTGCATCGTGCTGTGCAGCAACGAGCCGCTGCCGGCGAGCCATCCCGAATTCATGGCCAGCCTGCACGCAGCCCTGCCCGAAGCCTGGCGGCCGGCGCATTTCTGCGCGGTGCAGCCCTGGCCCGTCAACGCCAATGGCAAGGTCGATGCCGCGGCCTTGCAGGCCACCGTCACCGCCCGGCTTGCCGTCAGCGATGCGGATGCGGCCGTCGCGGCGCCGGCCGGCCGGCCGAACTGGCAACTGCCCGACTGGCTGAACGAAGCATTTCTGCGGCCGATCTGGCCCAGCCGGGTGGACTGGCATGCTTCCTTCCTCGAGCAGGGCGGCGACTCGATCAAGGCGATCCGTCTGGCGGCGCTGCTGGCCCGGCACGGCGTGCGCATCGGCGCGGCCGAGCTGTTGACCGCGCGTGCCCTGGGCGCGGTGTTGGAAGCCGCCTGCAGCACGGCGGCCACGGCATCCGCCGCGGCACCTGAAGTAGCGGCCGACAGCATCGAGGCCGACTGGATCGCCGCGCTGCCGGCCAGCCGCTGGTTCCACCGGCAGCCCTTGCATCATCGCGACCGGCTGCAGCAGGGCGTCGTGCTCGCGCTGCCCGAGGGGCAGGGTGCCGGGCAGATCCATGCGGCGGTCGAGGCGGTGAAGGCCCGCCATGGGGTGTTTGCGCTGCGCGGCGACCCAGCCGGCGGCGAATACCGGCTGGCCGGCTCCGCTCAGGCGCTGCGGGAATACGCGCTGGCGCCTGGAGAAACCCTCGAACAACGGCTGCTGGCCCTGCAGGCCGAAGTCACCATGCAGCAGCAAGCCAGCGTGCATGAAGTCGTTACCGACGCCGGCCAGTGCTACCTGCTATGGGTCTGCCACCATCTGCTGTGCGATGTGCACTCGTGGGTACATCTACTTGATGAACTCGACGAATGGCTGGCTGCGCCAATCGCCGGTAGCAGCCCGGTCCGCGCCGAGTATGGCGCTTTCCTGTGGGGCCAGTGGCTGCAAGCGCAGCCTGCCTGGTCCGTGCCGGTGGCGGCCGCCGCAGTGGCACTGCCGGCCGGCGAGATGGCCAGCCTGGCGCTGAGCCTGCCCAAGTCCTCGCTGCAGCAGCTGGCGCACCGGCTCAAGGCCGAGCGCGCCGAGCTGATCGCGGCGGCCTTGCTCGACCTGATGCGGGAAGACGGCAGCCTGCCGCCACAGCCGGTGGTGTTGCTGGAAAACGCAGGACGCGTCTTCGATGAAGCCGGCGTACCCGCGAGCTGGCGGCGTTCGCTGGACGCGGCCGTCGGCTGGTTTACCGGCTTCGAGCGGATCGCCGTGCCGGTCGGCACGGGGGGTGGGCTGCTGCATGACCTCAAAGCCGGTCGCCATGCGGCTGGCCGCCAGTGGTTCGACCGTCTGGGTCCGGGTCACGATGGCGCGACGCCGCTGCTATGCCTCAACGACATTGGCCACGGGCTGGCCGGCCAGACCGACTGGCGCCATTTTCGGCTCGATCCGACCTTGTCGGGGGGCTATCGCCATCCTGCCGAGGCCGCTGGCGCCCATTACGACCTGCTGCTGCAGGATGACCCCTCCGGCCTGGTGAGCATACAGCTGACGGTGGCCGGCGCCGGCCGCGAGCAGGCCGGACACAGCCTGCGGCGGCTGGATGCCCGCCTGCTGGCGCTGCATGCCGCCCTGCAGCAGGAACAGCCCGATCGACTCGGCCGGCAAGCCTTATTGCCGGCTGACTTTCCCTTTTGTCAGCTCACCCAGCCGGAGCTTGACCTCATTCTTGATGGAGCCACTGTATGA
- a CDS encoding ACP S-malonyltransferase, with the protein MSAYLDSAKTVFLFPGVGAQQADMFAAFRSFPAYRACLDEVSDLSGVGLEDIIHGEGRQALGQVRVAQLALTATTVAIARILREECGLLPDFVMGHSLGQYPALCAGGYLDLATVTRVVNLRSEAVEACAGRYEQGDMCWVLHLPAETVIEQVAAARQDGITIFVSAVDAFDQATISGEMAEIRRFASRIEALGGLVYPLRIGGPFHSPLMAPARAQLDAALDFLPSPDAGRLHSRLVCNVGAGELAVDGLRSAILDHLVEPVQWLHSMQYLAGQGVTRYLEISPKSVLAYLVQRAELPLQPLYGPQELAGAVERLASAQSRGERFHQRCWQHLYGEPLPVLEPAASRQLREIRSEVHKQLPAAPANAAERDFLYQRSLRWLELAEAGTGASREADRLRLHGLYQAAGR; encoded by the coding sequence ATGAGTGCCTACCTTGACTCTGCGAAAACCGTTTTTCTGTTTCCCGGCGTGGGTGCCCAGCAAGCGGACATGTTTGCCGCGTTCCGGTCCTTTCCTGCCTACCGTGCCTGCCTTGACGAGGTATCGGATCTGTCCGGTGTCGGGCTGGAAGACATCATCCATGGCGAAGGCCGCCAGGCCCTGGGCCAGGTACGCGTCGCCCAGCTGGCCCTGACGGCCACTACGGTGGCCATTGCCCGCATCCTGCGCGAGGAATGCGGCCTGCTGCCCGACTTCGTGATGGGCCATAGCCTCGGCCAATATCCGGCCCTGTGTGCCGGCGGCTACCTCGACCTGGCCACCGTCACCCGTGTGGTCAACCTGCGCTCGGAGGCCGTCGAGGCCTGCGCCGGCCGCTACGAGCAGGGGGATATGTGCTGGGTGCTGCACCTGCCGGCCGAAACGGTGATCGAACAGGTCGCCGCGGCCCGACAAGACGGCATCACGATCTTTGTATCGGCCGTGGACGCCTTCGATCAGGCCACGATATCGGGCGAGATGGCCGAGATCCGCCGCTTCGCCAGCCGCATCGAGGCGCTGGGCGGCCTGGTCTATCCGCTGCGGATCGGCGGACCTTTCCATTCGCCGCTGATGGCGCCCGCCAGGGCGCAGCTGGATGCCGCGCTCGACTTTCTGCCCAGCCCCGACGCCGGCCGCCTGCATTCGCGCCTTGTCTGCAATGTCGGTGCGGGCGAACTGGCGGTGGACGGGCTCAGGTCCGCCATCCTCGATCACCTGGTCGAGCCGGTCCAGTGGCTGCACAGCATGCAGTATCTGGCCGGCCAAGGGGTGACGCGCTACCTGGAAATCTCGCCCAAGTCGGTGCTGGCCTATCTGGTGCAAAGGGCTGAGCTGCCCTTGCAGCCGCTGTACGGTCCCCAGGAACTGGCTGGCGCCGTCGAGCGCTTGGCAAGCGCACAAAGCCGGGGTGAGCGCTTCCATCAGCGCTGCTGGCAGCATCTGTACGGCGAACCCCTGCCGGTGCTCGAACCGGCGGCTAGCCGCCAGCTGCGCGAAATCCGCAGCGAAGTGCACAAGCAGTTGCCGGCTGCACCGGCCAACGCCGCCGAGCGCGACTTCCTCTACCAGCGCAGCCTGCGGTGGCTGGAGCTGGCGGAAGCCGGCACGGGCGCCTCCCGCGAGGCGGACCGGTTGCGGCTGCACGGCCTGTACCAGGCAGCGGGGCGCTGA
- a CDS encoding AMP-binding protein, which translates to MQAANYLEEALQATPQAGGLLFHALKDGNSAYHIGVACRLRATASVEQIHAAWHRIQLAQPALRSVFAWRGLRHPHQLIHAAPRIALDYAATTLAADAGEVGPRCLAWLANSRATPFALNREVFRIACFHDAETGVLDLAFSFHHILMDGWSSSLLISQWVQGLRGQLLTGLDARQYAQQLWQGLDPQSQEHSRHYWEAAFAKLGEAGAAPATLLLAEPLFRPDSAADQPAQPLRIGRQWERDRKQAVEALCRQAGVTPASFFYLCWALMLARFTYRRQVVFGCAFSGREAALAHDADRQPLGLFTNTVPLAVALDGGWSVAAALQAVFQTLLQTQKHEKTPPLTVREAAGQRGELYDSLVVFDNYPIDAGLQDARQGVSVQALHSEETTHFGLTLTVSGLEDWRVELMSGEQYRGRPEAIEAVLAAFEAQATDLLALPTAATIGSLSLKLAPAAAPTLPVAGRVNTQLPDINAVLAGIRQGLLQTPDAIGLVDGERPVRKRELVDGIGAIQARLRQAGFVAGDRVAIHMDKGLLSTQAILAIVFGGGSYVYLNPKDPLPRKQSLLTLAGCGIVLDAASLQLDPATFSGRHLLLDTTVDAAPGAAELVLWPHRRPADEFYFIFTSGTTGTPKGISIRNESVANLLDWFVRDCGLSAGDRVLGLTDLNFDPSVEDLFGSLAAGATLIYPPARVLQEKAAFIALMQREAVSLVNFIPGAIAELIQGAPRLPAMRLWIFGGEELPRRLRDELLAQGYAVRNHYGPSETTVDCLCAPQVAGQPVAIGWPVQNTLAYCADAFGQPLPAGIRGELRVGGVPVALGYTTHAAETTHCFVEHGGHRFYRTGDAVVFSPELGFSYLGRLDDQAKVNGVRIEPRELERVVELLAEVRTASLLPATTSEGKRQWQLFVDSATQSELLLPRLREHIRGHLPETWLPARMLVLDGLARTVTGKIDRQRLLALAAQATLPAADAAPLVDPIAAKVQAVWREVLDGAVVVGDVNFFDAGGNSLKIIALQSQLQAAFGREIGVTVLFEHPTIAAFADWLRRSETAADSHPDAQPDPASTSREQQLSSARTGKSRLDMRRQKAKESSVT; encoded by the coding sequence ATGCAAGCAGCGAACTACCTCGAAGAAGCGCTGCAGGCCACGCCGCAAGCCGGCGGCCTGCTGTTCCACGCCCTGAAGGACGGCAATAGTGCCTACCATATCGGCGTAGCCTGCCGCTTGCGGGCGACGGCATCGGTCGAACAGATCCACGCTGCCTGGCATCGCATCCAGCTGGCCCAGCCGGCCTTGCGGTCGGTATTCGCCTGGCGCGGTCTGCGACACCCGCACCAACTGATCCATGCCGCGCCGCGCATCGCGCTGGATTATGCCGCCACTACGCTGGCTGCCGATGCCGGGGAGGTCGGGCCGCGCTGCCTGGCATGGCTGGCGAATTCCCGCGCCACCCCGTTCGCGCTCAACCGCGAAGTCTTCCGCATTGCCTGCTTCCATGATGCCGAAACAGGTGTGCTCGACCTGGCTTTCTCCTTCCACCATATCCTGATGGATGGCTGGAGCAGCTCGCTGCTGATCTCGCAGTGGGTGCAGGGCTTGCGCGGCCAGTTGCTGACGGGGCTGGATGCCCGTCAATACGCGCAGCAACTGTGGCAGGGACTGGACCCGCAGTCGCAGGAGCACAGCCGCCATTACTGGGAGGCCGCTTTTGCCAAGCTTGGCGAAGCGGGTGCAGCGCCCGCCACCCTGTTGCTGGCCGAACCGCTATTCCGCCCGGACAGCGCCGCCGACCAGCCCGCCCAGCCGCTACGCATCGGCAGGCAGTGGGAGAGGGACCGCAAACAGGCGGTCGAAGCCCTCTGCCGCCAGGCCGGGGTGACACCCGCCAGTTTCTTCTACCTGTGCTGGGCGCTGATGCTGGCACGTTTCACCTATCGCCGGCAGGTGGTGTTCGGTTGCGCCTTCTCGGGGCGGGAGGCCGCGCTGGCGCATGACGCCGACCGCCAGCCGCTGGGCCTGTTCACCAACACGGTGCCGCTGGCCGTGGCGCTGGATGGCGGCTGGAGCGTGGCGGCGGCGCTGCAAGCGGTTTTCCAGACCCTGCTGCAGACCCAGAAGCACGAAAAGACGCCGCCGCTGACCGTGCGCGAAGCGGCCGGGCAGCGCGGCGAGCTATACGACTCGCTGGTGGTGTTCGACAACTACCCCATCGACGCCGGCCTGCAAGACGCAAGGCAGGGCGTCAGTGTGCAGGCGCTCCATAGCGAAGAGACCACCCACTTCGGGTTGACGCTGACGGTGTCGGGCCTGGAGGACTGGCGGGTCGAGCTGATGAGCGGCGAGCAGTACCGGGGGCGGCCGGAGGCGATCGAAGCCGTGCTGGCCGCGTTCGAGGCCCAGGCGACCGACCTGCTCGCGCTGCCGACGGCGGCCACCATCGGCAGCCTCAGCCTAAAGCTGGCGCCTGCTGCGGCCCCGACCCTGCCGGTAGCCGGCCGCGTGAACACGCAGTTGCCCGATATCAACGCCGTGCTGGCCGGTATACGGCAAGGGCTATTGCAGACGCCCGACGCGATTGGCCTGGTCGATGGCGAACGGCCGGTCCGCAAGCGCGAGCTGGTCGACGGGATCGGCGCGATCCAGGCACGGCTGCGGCAGGCCGGCTTCGTTGCCGGCGACCGGGTAGCCATCCATATGGACAAGGGCCTGCTGTCGACCCAGGCCATTCTGGCCATCGTGTTCGGTGGCGGCAGCTATGTCTACCTCAACCCGAAAGACCCGCTGCCACGCAAGCAGAGCCTGCTGACGCTGGCAGGCTGCGGCATCGTGCTCGATGCCGCCTCGCTGCAGCTCGATCCCGCTACCTTCAGCGGCCGTCATTTGCTGCTCGATACGACCGTCGATGCCGCTCCCGGCGCGGCCGAGCTGGTGCTTTGGCCCCATCGCCGGCCGGCCGACGAGTTCTATTTCATCTTCACCTCGGGCACCACCGGGACGCCCAAGGGCATTTCCATCCGCAACGAGTCGGTGGCCAACCTGCTCGACTGGTTTGTCCGCGACTGCGGCCTCAGCGCCGGCGACCGGGTACTGGGCCTGACCGACCTGAATTTCGACCCCAGCGTGGAAGACCTGTTCGGCAGCCTCGCGGCCGGCGCGACGCTGATCTACCCGCCGGCCCGCGTCCTGCAGGAAAAGGCAGCCTTTATCGCACTGATGCAGCGCGAGGCGGTCAGCCTCGTCAACTTCATCCCCGGCGCCATTGCCGAGCTGATCCAGGGTGCGCCCCGGCTGCCGGCCATGCGGCTATGGATTTTCGGCGGCGAAGAATTGCCCCGCCGCCTGCGCGATGAGTTGCTGGCGCAGGGTTACGCCGTGCGCAACCACTACGGCCCCAGCGAAACCACGGTCGATTGCCTGTGCGCGCCGCAGGTGGCCGGCCAGCCCGTTGCCATCGGCTGGCCGGTGCAGAACACCCTGGCCTATTGCGCCGATGCGTTCGGCCAGCCCCTGCCGGCCGGCATCCGCGGCGAATTGCGCGTAGGCGGGGTGCCCGTTGCCCTTGGCTACACCACCCACGCCGCCGAGACTACCCATTGCTTCGTCGAGCACGGCGGCCACCGTTTCTACCGCACTGGCGATGCCGTGGTCTTTTCGCCGGAGCTTGGCTTCAGCTATCTGGGCCGGCTCGATGACCAGGCCAAGGTCAACGGCGTACGGATCGAACCACGCGAGCTGGAGCGCGTGGTGGAACTGCTGGCCGAAGTCCGCACCGCCAGCCTGTTGCCGGCCACCACCAGCGAGGGCAAGCGGCAATGGCAGCTGTTTGTCGATAGCGCCACCCAAAGCGAGCTGCTGCTGCCACGCCTGCGCGAGCATATCCGCGGCCACCTGCCCGAAACCTGGCTGCCGGCCCGGATGCTGGTGCTCGATGGCCTGGCCCGCACCGTCACCGGCAAGATCGATCGCCAACGGCTATTGGCACTGGCGGCCCAAGCCACGCTGCCGGCAGCCGATGCCGCGCCGTTGGTCGACCCGATTGCCGCCAAGGTCCAGGCCGTTTGGCGCGAGGTGCTCGATGGCGCGGTCGTGGTGGGCGACGTCAATTTCTTCGATGCCGGCGGTAACTCGCTCAAGATCATCGCGCTGCAATCGCAGCTGCAGGCTGCCTTCGGCCGCGAGATCGGCGTGACGGTGCTGTTCGAGCACCCGACCATCGCCGCCTTCGCCGACTGGCTTCGCCGCAGCGAGACCGCAGCCGATTCCCATCCGGATGCCCAGCCAGACCCGGCTTCGACTTCCCGCGAACAACAGCTGTCTTCGGCCCGGACCGGCAAGAGCCGGCTGGATATGCGCCGACAAAAAGCAAAAGAAAGTTCTGTGACATGA